GGTCAACTTTAAAAATAAATTTTAAAATTTCCCGAAGCATTGATAAAATCAATTTTTTTCGCTTTTCTTTGAAACTAAAAGTTTTCTGTACCTTCTCACGGCAGAGAGATGTTCTTCATATGTCTTTGAAAATACATGTCGTCCTTTCCCATCTGAGACAAAGTAAAGAAATTTATGTTTTTCGGGATACAAAACAGCAAGTATGGAACTTTTACCAGGGTTGTTAACAGGTCCGGGTGGTAATCCCTTATTGAGGTAAGTGTTATACGGAGATTGAATTGTCAAATCTTTATAATAAAGTCGCCTTGGTCCGTCAGGTATTATGTATTGAATTGTTGGATCTGCTTCAAGTGGCATGTTCCTTTTTAAACGGTTTAAATATACCCCAGCTATCTTCGGTTTTTCATCCTCGTACATTGCCTCGCCTTCAACAATTGATGCAAGAGTAACAACCTGATGAATTGTAAAGCCAAGTTCTTTAGTTCTTATTTTCAAAGTGTCATTGTAAAACCTTTTGAATTCTTCAAGCAACCTTAAAATTATATTCTCTTCCTCATCTCCCCAAATAAAATTATATGTGTCAGGCATTAGGTATCCCTCAAGGGTGTTAGATTCAATTCCGAGTTCCCTTGCAAATTCTGGCGAATTTACAAGCGACATAAATTTTACAGAATCAATACCAACCTTTGACTTTAAAATTCCAGCGATCCTTTTGGCAGTTAATCCCTCTGGAATTGTAACGGTAACCGAAAATACAAGTTTAGGGTTTACTATTTCATTTATAACAACCGCTATCGGAAGGTTATCACTGAGAATATATCTCCCGGATTTTATCTTTTTGTCATAGCCAAAAACTTTTGAAACAATTAGCGCCAAAAGTTTGTCCCTTATCAAACCACGTTCGCTGAGTGTTTCCAAAACATACTTAAAGGATGAATTTTTAGGAATGTCAATTATCTCTAATTTCATTGGGGGAGTGTTTATAATGAAAAGGTTTTTGTTTAAATAAAAAAGAAGTGAGAGGGAAAGCAATAAGATTAAATATCTTAGATTATTTAAAAGCTTGACATTGCCGTCTTTAAACTTGTAAATCTGCTCTAGTTTTTCCCTTTGTTCGGCAGATTCTCTTTCAAGTCGCCTTGATTCGTCTATTATTCGTTCATATAACCTTTTGATCGCCATATCAGACAAGGGTCCGAAGTTATGTTTTGTCACATTTTCAATGACCTGTTTTTCCCTCTCCGGTGAATAAATCGGCAAATTTAACTCCTGTTTTAATTTCCCTATTTCATCTGCGTATTTAGCTCTTCTATTTAAGAGACGAACTATCTTGATATCAATCTTATCAATTTTTTTGCGCCATTTTTCAATTTCATCATACTTATTTTTTCTACTGAAAAGACCCATATTTTAGCTCAGATAAAAATTCTGAAGCTATTTTAACACACATTGACACATCACTTGCGTTTGATAGTTTTTTTATCAAAGCTGAACCAACAACAGCACCCATTGCCCATTCCCACACCTTCAAAACATGTTCTCTTTTTGAAATGCCGAAGCCAACGACAAAAGGTTTTGTAGAAAATTTTCTTACCTTACTCATAAAATTAACGAACTCACCGTCACCGAAATTTTCTCTTTCACCAGTTACCCCTGTTATTGAAACGCAATAGATGAAATGTGTTGATTTTTCAGAGATAAGTTTTATTCTCTCCTCGCTTGAGTTTGGTGCAACAAGAAATATATTGCTTAGACCATAGGTTTTGGATACATCAATTAAATTTTCCGCTTCATCAACTGGCAAATCAGGAACAATTAAACCGTCAACTCCTGAATTAACTGCGTCAAAGATAAATTTTTCAAGCCCTCCACTTATAATTGAATTTGCATATCCCATCAGAATAATCGGCGTGTCAAAATTTCTTCTGAACAATGAAACGAGATCAAAAATTTTTTTTAGGGTGATGCCATTTTTTAAAGCTACCAAAGATGAATTTTGAATCGTTACACCATCTGCTATAGGGTCGCTGAAGGGGATTCCAACTTCTATCATATCAGCACCAGATTTTGCAAGCGCTTCAAGAAGTTGCAAAGTTACACCAGGTAAAGGAAATTCCGGTGTTATATAGGGTATAAGCATTTTTTCACCTTTTTTTAAAACCCTTTCAATTCTGTTCATCTCATCCAATTTTTAAATTTGGAATTGGTGAGATTTCTAAATCACTTTTTATTCCGTTTTTCAACTTAACATATCCAGCATAAGCTATCATTCCCGCATTGTCTGTGCAAAATGTAAGATCCGGGATGTAAAGTTTAAAACCTAGCTCATTAGCTTTTTCAGCCATTCTTTTCCTTAACTCTGAATTTGCAGCGACACCTCCAACTACTGATATACTTTTGATATTAAAGTCCATCGCTGCTTTGAAAGTTTGCTCAACGAGACCATCAACAACTGCTTTTTGAAAACTGGCGCAGATATTTGGTATAAATTTCTTTTTCTCATCCTCACTGAGATTTTGGAAGTTTATTCTTTTAAGATAATATAGCACCGCCGTCTTTAATCCGCTAAAGCTAAATTCATAACCTGAGGTTCGCTTTGATGGGATTGGCTTGGGAAATTTAACAAAATTTGGATCACCTTCCCGAGATAATTTATCAATAATTGGTCCACCTGGATATCCAAGACCAAGTAGTTTTGCGACTTTGTCAAATGCCTCCCCAGCTGCGTCATCTCTTGTTTGCCCGAGTAGTTTGAAATTTAGAAGGTTTTCCACAAGAACCAACATAGTATGACCTCCAGAAATGACAAGTGAAATAAATGGTGGCTCTGGACTTTCATTAGATAAGAAAACAGAGAAAATATGTCCCTCAATGTGATTTACTCCAATTATTGGGATTTTTAACGCATAAGCCATTGCCTTTGCAAAACTCACTCCTACAAGAAGTGAACCAATTAACCCAGGTCCGTATGTTACAGCAATGGCATTTATATCACCTTTACTTATCCCTGCCAAATTAATCGCTTCACCTACAACCTGCACAATTATCTTTTGATGTGCCCTTGATGCAAGTTCCGGGACAACTCCGCCATATTTTGAATGAAAATACTGCGATGATACAACGCTTGACAATAAATTCCCATTCTTCAGAACCGCTGCGGATGTTTCATCACATGATGTCTCTATTCCAAGCACAACCATCTTAAAGGTGGACTTTTTGAAAAAGTTAATCAAAAGATGTATTTAATTCAAGAAATTTTTTAAAACAAGACAAAGTTTTGTATAATAAGAAAAAGAAAAAGTTATCCGAATGATTGCGCAAGGTTTTAAGTTACTCATACGCTCTTTTATGGATTTCGTCTTTATTTCAGAGTGTGAAATTTGTGGAAAGTATCTTGAGGATAGCAAGATGATAGTTTGTAAAGAATGCCTCAGTAAAATTGAAAGAGTTGATCGTTTTGATATAGAGAGAAAATTTGAGGAAAAATTTGCTGGGGGCTTTATAAGTAAAGCGTTCTCATGTTTTCACTTTGAAGAAAATACAATAGTCCAGAAGTTAATTCACGAGATGAAATACAACAATAAACGATCAATTGGGAAAATTCTTGGCGAAATTCTTGGCTCATCTATAAGAGATGAACACGACTTCATTACCGCGGATGCGCTTCTTCCCGTTCCCCTTCATAAAATAAGAAAACGCGAAAGAGGTTATAATCAAAGCGAGTTAATCGCGCTCGGGGTAAGCAAAGTTATAGGAATTAAAGTTATTAGCGACCTTTTGGTTAGGGTAAGAAACACTCAAACGCAAACTAAGTTAAATCTCCACGAAAGAAGAGAAAATGTTAAAGATGCTTTTAAAGTTAAAAACAAATATAAAGATTTCATTGTTGGTAAGAAGTTCATTGTTGTTGACGATGTGATAACAACGGGTTCAACAATTATAGAGTGCGCTAATGTTTTGAAGCAAAATGGTGCTGATAAAATTTATGCTTTATCTGTTGCAATTGCTTAATCAATTTGAACCATTTCCTTTAAAATTTTATTCGCTATTATTATTTTTTGAATTTCACTTGTCCCCTCCCCTATAGTTAAAAGCTTTGCATCCCTATAAAATTTCTCAACCGGATATTCTTTTATATAGCCATATCCGCCGTATATTTGCACTGCTTCAATGGCGCACCTCACAGCAACCTCACTCGCAAAATACTTCGCCATAGAAGCATGAAGTGAGTAATCCTTTCCTTGATCTTTTAAATATGCTGCTTTATAAGTAAGCAATCGTGCTGATTCTATTTGCGTGGCCATATCTGCGAGTTTCCACTGAATAGCTTGAAATTCAGCGATATACTTGCCAAATGCTTTTCTTTCCTTTGCGTATTTTAAACTTAACTCAAAAGCACCCTGTGCGAGACCAACTGACAACGCTGCGATGCCTATCCTTCCGCCAGCGAGTATCTCCATTGCTTGTTTATAACCTTGACCCTCTTCCCCAATTAAATTTTCCACCGGAACTTTACAATTATCAAAAATTAACGAGCAAGTATCGCTTGCCCTCATCCCAAGCTTATCTTCCTTTTTCCCAACTATAATCCCATCATAACCCTTTTCAACTATAAAAGATGATATACCGTTCTTGCCTTTGGTTTTATCCGTCACAGCCATGACAACGATCACATCACCAACGCTTCCATGTGTGGTAAAAGCTTTGTTACCGTTCAATATGTAGCAGCTGTTTTCTTTAACCGCTGTTGTTAATAAATTTGCTGCATCGCTTCCGGCTTGCGGTTCCGTTAAAGCCCAAGCCCCTATTTTCTTCCCTGTGCAAAGTTCAGGTAAATACTTTCGTTTTTGATTTTCATCACCAAAGCAATATATATGATTCGTGCAAAGTCCATTATGAGCAGCAACGCTCAACCCTATAGATGGATCTACTCTGCTTATTTCCTCAATTATGGCAACATAATCAAGGTATTTCAACCCTGAACCACCATATTCCTCCGGGAATGTTATCCCGAGGAAACCAATTTCTCCGAGTTTTTTCATTATTTCAAATGGGAACTCACCTTTCTCATCGTATTTTCTAACATATGGTGCAATTTCTTTTTCCGCGAAATCCCTTGCAAGTTGCTTCACTTGCTTCTGTGTTTCGGTTAAATAGAAATCCATCTTTATGGATGATATTTTGTTTTTAATGGAAACTTTTGGTTTCGTTCAAAAAATTCTTTTGGTAAAAATTTTCAATTAGTTCTTCAGCTATTTCAAATGGATTTGCTTTCGGCAATTCCAAAGAAGAAATTTTTTCGTCAAGAATCTTCTCCCTTTCAATAGTCCAGAAATTTTTCCTTAACCTTTCTTCAATAATTTCCTTTATCTTGAACTTCAATTTATCCTTTCTTCTTTTATAAAATTCCCCTGTTCTAAATAAAAAATCTCTGTGCTTTTTTATTTCATTTAATAATTCATCCACCCCTTGACCTGAACTTGCGATGGTTTTTATCACATTTATTTCCCACTGATCCAACTTTTGTCTAAAGCTCAATACACTTTTTATTGAATTAACCGCCACATCAGCCCCCTCGCGATCGCTTTTGTTTAACACGAAAATATCGGCTATTTCCATCAATCCTGCCTTCATCGCTTGGATTGAATCACCAGATTCGGGAACCAAGACAACCACTATCGTATCTGCGACTTTTACAACATCAAGTTCCGATTGTCCAACTCCAACTGTTTCAAAAATTATATAATCAAATCCAGCTGAATCAAGTATATCCCCAGCCTCATCTGCCCTTTTACTTAGACCACCCAAACTTCCTCTCGTTGCCATACTTCTTATGAAAACACCACCATCAAGTGATAACTCATTCATCCTAACTCTATCTCCAAGAAGCGATCCCCCCGTAAAAGGGCTTGTTGGATCAACAGCAATTATACCAACCTTTGCTCCCTCCCTTCTTAAAAGTTTCGTAAGTTGAAAAACAATAGTACTTTTTCCAGCACCCGGAGGACCTGTTATGCCAATTTTGTAAGATTTGCCCGTATAAGGATAAATTTTCCTAATGAGTTCTTCACTTTCAGAATAATTGTTCTCAATAATTGATATAGCTTTTGAAATCGCCTTAAAATCACCATTTACAATTTTATTGACTAAATCAATTATCAAATTGAGATTTAAATTTGTTTTTAAAAAACTCAACGGTTAACCTTAATCCGTCATCAAGAGAAGTCATAGGTTTCCATCCGAGCGTTTTATAGATCTTTTCATAACTTATAACACTTCTTCTCTGCTCACCGGGCTTAGCAGGTCCATGAAACTCATCGCAATTTGCGCCCGTTAGTTGTTTTAACTTGTGAAATAACGTGTTAACATCCGTTTCAATGCCTGTTCCAATGTTGAAAATATCTGATTTATCATAACTTAGCGCTAAAACATTCGCTCTAACTACATCCCCAACGAATGTATAATCTCTTGTTTGAAAACCATCTCCATTTATTACTGGTTGCTCACCTTTTAACATTTTACTTGTGAAAATAGCTACAACACCAGCTTCGCCATGGGGGTTTTGCCTTGGACCGTAGATATTGGCATACCTCAAAACAACATAGTTTAAAGCGTAAACTTCCTTGTAAAAATAAAGATATTTCTCAACCGCTAACTTAGCAACACCATATGGGGATAAAGGTCTTGTCGGATGGTCTTCATCAGCAGGGAAATAATCTTGTTCCCCGTAAATAGCTCCACCAGTTGATGCGAATATAAATTTCTTTACTCCATACCTGACACAGTTCTGAAGTAGATTCAAACTTCCAATTATATTTACATCCGCATCATAGATTGGATCTTCAACCGATTTCCTAACATCCATTTGTGCAGCATGGTGATTTACAACATCTGGCTTTTCATTCTTAAATAAATCTTCAATATCACTGTCTCTTATATCCATCTTGTAAAATTTTGCCTTTGGGTTGAGGTTTTCAATACTTCCGCTTGACAAATTATCAACAACTACTACCTCGTGACCGAGTTCTAAATAAGCATCAACAACATGAGAGCCAATAAAACCAGCTCCACCTGTTACTAATATCTTCATTTATTACCCGATTTTGTTTTTAATAAATTTTGCAGATAAGAATTTACATCATCCAAAATTTTTTCTAATAATTTAATTTCATTTTTAGCAACTTCAAAATTGCCAAAAGATAATGCCTCGGTAATCCCTGGCAAAGATTGATATCCATAACCTTGATAATAACCTGGCGCATAAATTCTGTGTTTATACCAATTTCTGTTCCACAATCCTTCCTTTGGTGTGAATTTTCTTTCTATTTTTTGTGTTTCAATTTGCAATAACATTTTTTGCTTTTCCTTTAATTCCATTGTTAAATCCTTTAACTTTGAAACCTTATCTTTCAAACCTGAAAGATTCAAATTAGCACTTTTCAATTCCTCTGAAAAAATACTATCTATGTCATTTATATACTTCTCTATCTCAATGGCGTAATTAAAATAATCAAATGGAAGATAGTCGCATGAACTTAATCT
The genomic region above belongs to Candidatus Thermokryptus mobilis and contains:
- the mltG gene encoding endolytic transglycosylase MltG, whose amino-acid sequence is MGLFSRKNKYDEIEKWRKKIDKIDIKIVRLLNRRAKYADEIGKLKQELNLPIYSPEREKQVIENVTKHNFGPLSDMAIKRLYERIIDESRRLERESAEQREKLEQIYKFKDGNVKLLNNLRYLILLLSLSLLFYLNKNLFIINTPPMKLEIIDIPKNSSFKYVLETLSERGLIRDKLLALIVSKVFGYDKKIKSGRYILSDNLPIAVVINEIVNPKLVFSVTVTIPEGLTAKRIAGILKSKVGIDSVKFMSLVNSPEFARELGIESNTLEGYLMPDTYNFIWGDEEENIILRLLEEFKRFYNDTLKIRTKELGFTIHQVVTLASIVEGEAMYEDEKPKIAGVYLNRLKRNMPLEADPTIQYIIPDGPRRLYYKDLTIQSPYNTYLNKGLPPGPVNNPGKSSILAVLYPEKHKFLYFVSDGKGRHVFSKTYEEHLSAVRRYRKLLVSKKSEKN
- the trpA gene encoding tryptophan synthase subunit alpha, with protein sequence MNRIERVLKKGEKMLIPYITPEFPLPGVTLQLLEALAKSGADMIEVGIPFSDPIADGVTIQNSSLVALKNGITLKKIFDLVSLFRRNFDTPIILMGYANSIISGGLEKFIFDAVNSGVDGLIVPDLPVDEAENLIDVSKTYGLSNIFLVAPNSSEERIKLISEKSTHFIYCVSITGVTGERENFGDGEFVNFMSKVRKFSTKPFVVGFGISKREHVLKVWEWAMGAVVGSALIKKLSNASDVSMCVKIASEFLSELKYGSFQ
- the tsaD gene encoding tRNA (adenosine(37)-N6)-threonylcarbamoyltransferase complex transferase subunit TsaD, producing the protein MVVLGIETSCDETSAAVLKNGNLLSSVVSSQYFHSKYGGVVPELASRAHQKIIVQVVGEAINLAGISKGDINAIAVTYGPGLIGSLLVGVSFAKAMAYALKIPIIGVNHIEGHIFSVFLSNESPEPPFISLVISGGHTMLVLVENLLNFKLLGQTRDDAAGEAFDKVAKLLGLGYPGGPIIDKLSREGDPNFVKFPKPIPSKRTSGYEFSFSGLKTAVLYYLKRINFQNLSEDEKKKFIPNICASFQKAVVDGLVEQTFKAAMDFNIKSISVVGGVAANSELRKRMAEKANELGFKLYIPDLTFCTDNAGMIAYAGYVKLKNGIKSDLEISPIPNLKIG
- a CDS encoding ComF family protein; the protein is MDFVFISECEICGKYLEDSKMIVCKECLSKIERVDRFDIERKFEEKFAGGFISKAFSCFHFEENTIVQKLIHEMKYNNKRSIGKILGEILGSSIRDEHDFITADALLPVPLHKIRKRERGYNQSELIALGVSKVIGIKVISDLLVRVRNTQTQTKLNLHERRENVKDAFKVKNKYKDFIVGKKFIVVDDVITTGSTIIECANVLKQNGADKIYALSVAIA
- a CDS encoding acyl-CoA dehydrogenase, producing the protein MDFYLTETQKQVKQLARDFAEKEIAPYVRKYDEKGEFPFEIMKKLGEIGFLGITFPEEYGGSGLKYLDYVAIIEEISRVDPSIGLSVAAHNGLCTNHIYCFGDENQKRKYLPELCTGKKIGAWALTEPQAGSDAANLLTTAVKENSCYILNGNKAFTTHGSVGDVIVVMAVTDKTKGKNGISSFIVEKGYDGIIVGKKEDKLGMRASDTCSLIFDNCKVPVENLIGEEGQGYKQAMEILAGGRIGIAALSVGLAQGAFELSLKYAKERKAFGKYIAEFQAIQWKLADMATQIESARLLTYKAAYLKDQGKDYSLHASMAKYFASEVAVRCAIEAVQIYGGYGYIKEYPVEKFYRDAKLLTIGEGTSEIQKIIIANKILKEMVQID
- the meaB gene encoding methylmalonyl Co-A mutase-associated GTPase MeaB — its product is MSFLKTNLNLNLIIDLVNKIVNGDFKAISKAISIIENNYSESEELIRKIYPYTGKSYKIGITGPPGAGKSTIVFQLTKLLRREGAKVGIIAVDPTSPFTGGSLLGDRVRMNELSLDGGVFIRSMATRGSLGGLSKRADEAGDILDSAGFDYIIFETVGVGQSELDVVKVADTIVVVLVPESGDSIQAMKAGLMEIADIFVLNKSDREGADVAVNSIKSVLSFRQKLDQWEINVIKTIASSGQGVDELLNEIKKHRDFLFRTGEFYKRRKDKLKFKIKEIIEERLRKNFWTIEREKILDEKISSLELPKANPFEIAEELIENFYQKNFLNETKSFH
- a CDS encoding SDR family oxidoreductase, whose product is MKILVTGGAGFIGSHVVDAYLELGHEVVVVDNLSSGSIENLNPKAKFYKMDIRDSDIEDLFKNEKPDVVNHHAAQMDVRKSVEDPIYDADVNIIGSLNLLQNCVRYGVKKFIFASTGGAIYGEQDYFPADEDHPTRPLSPYGVAKLAVEKYLYFYKEVYALNYVVLRYANIYGPRQNPHGEAGVVAIFTSKMLKGEQPVINGDGFQTRDYTFVGDVVRANVLALSYDKSDIFNIGTGIETDVNTLFHKLKQLTGANCDEFHGPAKPGEQRRSVISYEKIYKTLGWKPMTSLDDGLRLTVEFFKNKFKSQFDN